Proteins from a genomic interval of Thermotoga sp.:
- a CDS encoding sugar phosphate isomerase/epimerase has product MRKGVSTSIIRSNTDLLETLPQADVYELGFFKMEDLERVLCFFAGKSFGVHAPFVYRYADHHPNPTSLNEEKRKDTFSVNRKCAELSRKIGAEYMVVHFPNAVQKENWLSIYKELEREFSKLVEIIEVRAENVHGNDHFHGAKDYRIFLENTGCTMCVDIGHLLLDAEIYGVSPVKFIEELSDLIEEFHIYYADTETYKRCHHAPWGDSKNFFEILKFIKDIDADFVIEPTPECSEGLERLLEYWRDL; this is encoded by the coding sequence TTGAGGAAGGGTGTTTCTACGAGCATCATAAGGAGCAATACAGATCTTCTCGAAACACTACCTCAGGCCGATGTATACGAGCTTGGTTTCTTCAAAATGGAGGACCTGGAGCGTGTCCTCTGCTTCTTTGCGGGTAAGAGTTTTGGTGTTCATGCTCCTTTTGTTTACAGATACGCTGATCATCATCCAAATCCTACTTCGTTGAACGAAGAAAAGCGAAAAGACACATTCTCTGTGAACAGAAAGTGTGCCGAGCTTTCCAGAAAGATCGGAGCAGAGTACATGGTTGTTCACTTTCCAAATGCTGTTCAAAAAGAAAACTGGCTTTCCATATACAAGGAGTTGGAAAGAGAATTTTCCAAGCTAGTGGAGATCATCGAAGTTCGAGCGGAAAACGTCCACGGAAACGATCATTTTCACGGTGCAAAGGACTACAGAATCTTTTTGGAGAACACGGGATGCACCATGTGTGTGGATATAGGTCATCTTCTTCTTGACGCCGAGATCTATGGTGTTTCCCCTGTGAAGTTCATCGAGGAGCTTTCAGACCTGATAGAAGAGTTCCACATATACTACGCTGATACCGAGACCTATAAGAGGTGTCATCACGCTCCCTGGGGTGATTCGAAGAATTTCTTTGAAATTTTAAAGTTCATAAAAGACATAGACGCAGACTTCGTTATAGAACCAACCCCGGAGTGCAGTGAAGGTCTGGAGAGGCTCCTCGAGTACTGGAGGGATCTATGA